A genomic window from Sparus aurata chromosome 4, fSpaAur1.1, whole genome shotgun sequence includes:
- the fsd2 gene encoding fibronectin type III and SPRY domain-containing protein 2 — MDLYEIRGGRLDVISEEAEHQLSRDSTTMEHHDVVPDRGARATRDVSTFQRFSVDTNESLRFEPWEVSSPSPTGAEDGHDDVFKERETELEIDTVRNQLQGKVAEMESFAGHLEEIFLTVEENFGRQEQHLEQHYNDVLQTLSQRYDERAAGLEEEKKGKLEALYNQLLSCGQAIDASKELIETAQEVYRLQDKRLFLKTVTPTINRIKEFAKDEIDFTLATTLEFNTPLADLSDVKTMMDSINVVPAPSAPVINPQMPNSATQTSLRVRWSLFSDDTVEYYDLYYRPVLEDTPADSISAPHVSNVKVKETHCTVMDLLPNAQYELWVTATNTTGISPASEKALYMTVPSPPVIKQRECTSCPEAALIRWESGNTNPVDSYTVELNEMGTDGTQSGITESVVAVPTCQCLIQLKTGRRYLISVRAVNIGGPSDRSEVLSVSTTGTFFYLLEDTAHPCLSISEDGFTIFYGDEELPISAMALDDNTFARCVAVLGDLIPVRGRHYWEVEVDDGTEFRIGVAYEDTERNSYLGANSTSWCMRHILTPSRHKYEFLHNGWSPDLRITVNPVRIGVALDYERGTLSFFNVDLEQHLHTFHCHFRNYVHPCFSLDNPGALTIHNAIEAPEYAFI, encoded by the exons ATGGACCTGTATGAGATCAGAGGAGGTCGACTGGACGTGATCTCAGAGGAAGCTGAGCACCAGTTGAGCAGAGACTCGACCACCATGGAGCACCATGATGTGGTTCCAGACAGAGGAGCGAGGGCGACCCGGGACGTTTCCACCTTCCAGAGGTTCTCTGTGGACACCAACGAGTCCCTTCGCTTTGAGCCATGGGAGGTCAGCTCTCCATCTCCCACTGGGGCTGAAGATGGACACGATGATGTGTTTAAGGAGCGAGAAACTGAG CTTGAAATCGACACGGTAAGAAATCAGTTGCAAGGGAAGGTCGCTGAGATGGAGAGCTTCGCAGGACATCTGGAGGAGATCTTTCTCACTGTGGAG GAGAACTTTGGCCGTCAGGAGCAGCACCTGGAGCAGCACTACAACGACGTGCTGCAGACGTTGTCCCAGCGATACGACGAGAGGGCGGCcgggctggaggaggagaagaagggcaAGCTGGAGGCCCTGTACAACCAGCTGCTGTCCTGCGGTCAGGCCATCGACGCCTCCAAGGAGCTGATCGAGACGGCCCAGGAGGTCTACCGCCTCCAAGACAAGAGGCTCTTCCTGAAG ACAGTTACGCCCACCATTAACAG GATCAAGGAGTTTGCCAAAGATGAGATCGACTTCACGTTGGCTACGACTCTCGAGTTCAACACGCCGCTCGCTGACCTGTCAGATGTCAAAACCATGATGGACTCCATCAACGTTGTTCCAG CTCCGTCTGCCCCGGTCATCAACCCCCAGATGCCAAACTCTGCCACCCAGACGTCGCTGCGTGTGCGCTGGAGCTTGTTCTCCGACGACACGGTGGAGTACTACGATCTCTACTACAGGCCGGTTCTGGAGGACACGCCGGCAGACAGCATCTCTGCGCCGCACG TCAGCAACGTGAAAGTGAAGGAGACCCACTGCACCGTGATGGACCTGCTGCCCAACGCTCAGTACGAGCTGTGGGTGACTGCCACCAACACCACCGGCATCAGCCCAGCCAGCGAGAAGGCCTTATACATGACAG TGCCGTCACCTCCAGTCATCAAGCAGAGGGAGTGTACCAGCTGCCCCGAGGCTGCTCTGATTCGCTGGGAGTCAGGAAACACCAACCCTGTGGACTCCTACACCGTGGAGCTCAATGAGATGGGCACCGACGGCACGCAGAGCGGCATCACTGA GTCTGTCGTGGCCGTGCCCACCTGTCAGTGTCTGATCCAGCTGAAGACGGGACGGCGGTACCTCATCTCTGTGAGAGCGGTGAACATCGGCGGGCCCAGCGACAGGAGTGAAGTTCTGAGTGTGTCCACAACAG GTACGTTCTTCTACCTGCTAGAGGACACAGCACATCcatgtctgtccatctctgagGATGGCTTCACCATCTTTTATGGAGATGAGGAGCTGCCGATCAGCGCCATGGCTTTAGACGACAACACCTTCGCCAG gtgtgtggcCGTCCTGGGGGATCTGATCCCAGTGCGAGGCAGACATTACTGGGAGGTTGAGGTGGACGATGGGACAGAGTTCAGGATCGGCGTTGCGTACGAGGACACGGAGAGGAACTCGTACCTCGGAGCCAACAGTACCTCCTGGTGCATGAGACACATTCTCACCCCGTCCAG GCATAAATATGAGTTTCTGCACAACGGCTGGAGTCCCGACCTGAGGATTACAGTGAACCCGGTGAGGATTGGCGTGGCACTGGACTACGAGAGAGGGACTCTGTCTTTCTTTAACGTGGATCTGGAGCAACACCTGCACACCTTCCACTGTCACTTCCGAAATTATGTCCACCCCTGCTTCAGCCTGGACAACCCGGGAGCTCTCACTATACACAACGCCATAGAAGCTCCTGAGTACGCGTTCATCTGA
- the LOC115580069 gene encoding KH homology domain-containing protein 4-like: MSSGMTGQTPCLTSRWDQTAQPKQRSSDNAGHPVSLPGVVSTAGSNSSVSQPTQPGEKPAPPGGVEMAAAMAAKINAMLMAKGKLLTPPPLLAKTPSVPVPAAAEELVVTEVDINDVPLTCRDLLTKGKTQEEIRQVSGAVVSTKGHFMTDAEKGKPGQRPLYLHVQGKNQEQVNKAVLRIKEIISEDLLRASAAAGGQTVPVMPPITLYPQPPRPVIPPAVPRMPNTNSVPGQGHRPAAPHTGSFVHTKIFVGLDQALPSFNVNEKVEGPGGSYLSHIQTETGARVFLRGKNSGYIEQASKRESFEPLYVYISHPNAAGLEAAKKLTESLLETVRAEHGRMVSMYTATGSTQPYAAHGFPPNSNYSSQGSWYNYPANGYAGGYSAYPGASGYWSNANGPPSHSNMSTNPPSSQAMVQYPVCPRKPHPYLVQDPGSSETVEPEGCLNASADSGSPKRHFQEGAKEEQPPGSNSPEVPAHKASEPPASSVAEEKVVERILMPPPPPLFAASAPVARKRQRDAATEDPVGVPVGAASVGVQEEACEKKVKVDEDASGLVPYGGDSSDEEEERTRSSKTDNS; encoded by the exons gTGCCTAACCAGCCGATGGGATCAGACAGCCCAGCCTAAACAGAGGAGTAGTGACAATGCAGGCCACCCCGTCTCTTTACCAGGAGTCGTCAGCACCGCTGGTTCAAACAGCTCGGTGTCCCAGCCAACACAGCCAGGAGAGAAGCCGGCGCCTCCAGGAGGAGTTGAAATGGCTGCGGCCATGGCTGCTAAAATAAATGCCATGTTAATGGCCAAAGGAAAGCTGTTGACTCCTCCACCCTTACTTGCAAAG ACTCCTAGTGTGCCTGTGCCAGCCGCTGCAGAAGAGCTGGTGGTCACAGAGGTCGATATAAATGACGTACCGCTAACTTGCAGGGACCTTCTTACAAAAGGCAAGACGCAGGAAGAG ATCCGACAGGTGAGCGGAGCAGTCGTCTCAACAAAAGGTCATTTCATGACTGACGCTGAAAAGGGAAAACCAGG ACAAAGACCTTTGTATTTGCACGTCCAGGGAAAGAACCAAGAACAAGTCAACA AGGCCGTGCTGAGGATAAAGGAGATCATCTCTGAGGACCTGTTGAGAGCCTCGGCAgcggcaggaggacagacggtGCCTGTAATGCCTCCAATCACACTCTACCCTCAGCCTCCTCGCCCCGTCATCCCCCCAGCTGTGCCACGGATGCCAAACACCAACTCAGTGCCAGGCCAGGGACATCGGCCTGCAGCTCCTCATACAGGG AGTTTTGTGCACACAAAGATTTTCGTCGGTCTGGATCAGGCCTTGCCCTCGTTCAACGTGAATGAAAAGGTCGAAGGCCCGGGAGGTTCGTACCTGAGTCACATCCAGACAGAGACGGGAGCTCGAGTCTTTCTCAGGGGGAAAAATTCTGGCTACATCGAACAAGCGTCAAAACGGGAGTCTTTTGAGCCTCTTTATGTTTACATCAG TCACCCAAATGCAGCCGGGCTGGAGGCGGCAAAGAAACTCACAGAGAGTCTGCTAGAAACT GTGAGAGCCGAACATGGCCGCATGGTGTCGATGTACACAGCCACAGGCTCAACACAAC CATACGCAGCACATGGATTTCCACCTAATAGCAATTACTCTAGCCAGGGATCCTGGTATAACTACCCAGCAAATGGGTATGCTGGCGGCTATTCAGCGTACCCAGGAGCCAGTGGTTATTGGAGTAATGCAAATGGTCCCCCAAGTCATTCTAACATGTCGACAAACCCTCCATCTTCTCAGGCAATGGTTCAGTATCCGGTGTGTCCTAGGAAACCGCATCCCTATCTCGTCCAG GATCCTGGCAGCAGTGAGACGGTCGAGCCTGAAGGATGTTTAAACGCCTCCGCCGACTCAGGAAGTCCCAAACGTCATTTCCAGGAGGGGGCGAAGGAAGAACAG CCTCCCGGCAGCAACTCTCCAGAAGTTCCTGCTCACAAAGCGTCTGAACCTCCGGCCTCCAGCGTCGCAGAGGAGAAAGTAGTAGAAAG GATTCTGAtgcctccgcctcctcctctctttgcGGCTTCCGCTCCCGTTGCACGTAAAAGGCAGAGAGACGCGGCGACAGAAGATCCCGTCGGTGTGCCGGTCGGCGCCGCGTCAGTGG GTGTTCAAGAGGAGGCGTGCGAGAAGAAGGTTAAAGTGGACGAGGATGCGTCGGGGCTAGTGCCCTACGGAGGAGATTCCTCTgacgaagaggaggaaaggACACGTAGCAGTAAGACAGATAACTCATAA